Within the Thermosynechococcaceae cyanobacterium Okahandja genome, the region GGCAAACAGCAGACCCGCCCCGACAAAACCGGATAGGAAAAAGAAGCCCGGGTTCACCGTAAAGCCAAGAATGACCCCTGTCAGAATCAAGCTGCCGGCCACAATTTGCACTTGCCGCATCAAGCTAATGGGCGCACCGCTGCCGCCGCTGAGGGGATACCCCGCCCGCTGCCACGCTTGCAGCCCCCCCTGCAACTCCTTAAGGTGGGTCAGACCTCGCCCCTGAAGGTGTTGTAACGCTAAGTGGGAGCGACGACCCGACTGACAGTAGAGAACAATGGGGATGTCACCGCTGGGCAATTGCAGACTGGGCACCTCTGCCAAGGGACAGAGTAAGGCTCCCGGAATATGGCCGCCGGTATATTCACTCGGCTCCCGCACATCAATGAGTAGCAGGTCTTGGGTTTGCAGCGCGGTGTTAAGTTCCGCAGCCGTCATGGCCGTCGTTGTCCGGGTGATGGTCATGGTCGTCTCCTTGTTGGATGTTCAGCAAGAGCAGGGATGA harbors:
- a CDS encoding rhodanese-like domain-containing protein, which encodes MTITRTTTAMTAAELNTALQTQDLLLIDVREPSEYTGGHIPGALLCPLAEVPSLQLPSGDIPIVLYCQSGRRSHLALQHLQGRGLTHLKELQGGLQAWQRAGYPLSGGSGAPISLMRQVQIVAGSLILTGVILGFTVNPGFFFLSGFVGAGLLFAGITNTCALARLLALLPFNRPRVK